The Geodermatophilaceae bacterium NBWT11 genome has a segment encoding these proteins:
- a CDS encoding pilus assembly protein TadB, whose product MSAGLTGVLLGLTAATGLVLLLAYAPPARPVRLVDRLAPYVQDTPPPSRLLGTATQPGLLSAARRVFGPALGDGARFVDRLLGGRVAVRRRLDALAAESTVEDFRVEQVVWGGLGLLGGAVLTAVGSVLAGSVNVLSAVLLCVAGLVGGVLGRDWWLTQQVGRREELLLAEFPVVAELLALAVTAGESPTAAIARVTRLSGGELARELGGALGRARAGVPLVEALQQVADRTSLDALARFVDGVIVAVERGTPLAEVLRAQAADVREAGKRRLLEAGGAKEIQMMVPVVFLVLPVTVLFALFPGLISIVTLAQ is encoded by the coding sequence GTGAGCGCCGGTCTGACCGGTGTGCTGCTGGGTCTCACGGCGGCCACCGGGCTGGTCCTGTTGCTGGCCTACGCACCGCCGGCCCGCCCGGTCCGGCTGGTCGACCGGCTCGCCCCGTACGTGCAGGACACCCCGCCGCCCTCCCGGCTGCTGGGCACCGCCACCCAGCCCGGACTCCTCTCCGCGGCCCGGCGGGTCTTCGGGCCCGCGCTGGGCGACGGCGCCCGGTTCGTCGACCGGCTGCTCGGTGGCCGCGTGGCGGTCCGCCGGCGGCTGGACGCCCTGGCCGCCGAGAGCACCGTCGAGGACTTCCGGGTGGAGCAGGTGGTGTGGGGCGGTCTGGGCCTGCTCGGCGGTGCCGTGCTGACCGCGGTCGGGTCGGTGCTCGCCGGCAGCGTGAACGTGCTGTCGGCGGTGCTGCTCTGCGTCGCGGGCCTGGTGGGTGGGGTGCTGGGCCGGGACTGGTGGCTGACCCAGCAGGTCGGCAGGCGCGAGGAGCTGTTGCTCGCCGAGTTCCCCGTGGTCGCCGAGCTGCTCGCGCTGGCCGTGACCGCGGGGGAGAGCCCCACCGCCGCCATCGCCCGGGTCACCCGTCTCTCCGGGGGCGAGCTGGCCCGTGAGCTCGGCGGCGCCCTGGGCCGGGCCCGCGCCGGCGTGCCGCTGGTCGAGGCCCTCCAGCAGGTGGCCGACCGGACGTCGTTGGACGCCCTGGCCCGCTTCGTCGACGGCGTCATCGTGGCCGTCGAGCGCGGCACGCCGCTGGCCGAGGTGCTCCGGGCCCAGGCCGCCGACGTCCGCGAGGCCGGCAAGCGCCGACTGCTGGAGGCGGGTGGGGCCAAGGAGATCCAGATGATGGTCCCGGTCGTCTTCCTCGTCCTGCCCGTCACCGTCCTGTTCGCCCTGTTCCCGGGGCTGATCAGCATCGTCACCCTCGCCCAGTGA
- a CDS encoding type II secretion system protein F → MSGALLGLGLGVGLLLVWRSGPRAPQKRTGPRRPGRRQQLLSAAGLTGINPAQLVALQVALGLAVAVLVLVTTSTVTISLVFGGFGAATPHLLVKRLAVKRRADLREVWPEVVDNLASAVRAGLSLPEALGALAVRGPEALRAPFGRFAADHRATGRFADSLDRLKADLADPVGDRIVETLRVAREVGGSDLGRVLRTLAGFLREDARARAELETRQGWVVQAARLAVGAPWVVLLLLATQQQTLAAYDSPVGTAILVAGGVVCVAAYRLMLRIGRLPQDLRVLQ, encoded by the coding sequence AGAAGCGGACCGGCCCCCGGCGTCCCGGACGCCGGCAGCAGCTGCTGTCCGCCGCCGGGCTCACCGGCATCAACCCCGCCCAGCTGGTGGCCCTCCAGGTCGCGCTCGGGCTGGCCGTCGCGGTCCTGGTGCTGGTCACGACCAGCACCGTGACGATCAGCCTGGTCTTCGGCGGGTTCGGGGCGGCGACGCCGCACCTGCTGGTGAAGCGGTTGGCGGTCAAGCGCCGCGCGGACCTGCGTGAGGTCTGGCCCGAGGTGGTGGACAACCTGGCGTCCGCCGTCCGGGCCGGCCTGAGCCTGCCCGAGGCCCTCGGTGCGCTCGCCGTCCGCGGCCCCGAGGCGCTGCGCGCCCCGTTCGGCCGGTTCGCCGCCGACCACCGGGCCACCGGCCGGTTCGCCGACTCCCTCGACCGGCTGAAGGCCGACCTGGCCGACCCGGTCGGTGACCGGATCGTCGAGACGCTGCGGGTGGCGCGCGAGGTCGGGGGCAGCGACCTGGGCCGGGTGCTGCGCACCCTGGCCGGCTTCCTCCGCGAGGACGCCCGGGCCCGCGCCGAGCTGGAGACCCGGCAGGGCTGGGTCGTGCAGGCGGCCCGGCTCGCTGTCGGTGCCCCCTGGGTCGTGCTCCTGCTGCTCGCCACCCAACAGCAGACCCTCGCCGCCTACGACAGCCCGGTCGGGACGGCGATCCTCGTGGCAGGCGGGGTGGTCTGCGTGGCCGCCTACCGGCTCATGCTGCGGATCGGTCGACTGCCCCAGGACCTGCGGGTGCTCCAGTGA